The window ATGGATGGTGGGGAGATCAAGGGAATCTGATTGGTCTGCATAATGCGCGACCAACATAAAAGCTAGAGCAAAGATTCTGTTCTCCGCCCGGGCAGCTTTTGATGAGTGGAGCGCCGACGGCCAGCGAAGGGGGATGGTGCAGGAAGGGGGAACGTCGTCCTGCCGCGCAGCCGGCGAGCGGGGGCCGGGCCAAAGCGGGAACGTGGGTGCAGGGAGAAACCGAAGCGGTGTCTTCCTGCGCGATTTTTGGGCGCAAAAGAATCGAGAGGCGACAGGTTCGCCGCCCCTCGAAGCATGGAACGTTACGCCGCTTTCTTGGCCTTGGCAACGGGTTTGACTTCTGGCTTGGGTTCTTTCTTTGCCTTGGCCTTGGCTGCAAACTCCTGTTTCACCTTTTGACCGATAGCTTCGGTGTCCACCTTGTACAGGGTCGCGGCATCCTTCAGGACAGTCGTTCCATTCTGTCTGGAAGCTGCGAGGAGGATCCCGCAGTCGCTTCTCTTCCTCAGCAGACAGAAAACGCATACGAGCATTCTTCTCGGGACGTTGTTGTACGAGGCGAGCGGGATTGCCACTGACCTTGCCATCCGCTAGTGCGAGCTTGAACGCCTTGCTGAAGACGCTCTTGTACCGATTCTTCGTTGCTGGTGCCCAATCATGACTCCCGAGCCATGTGTCGATATCGGATGGCTTGATTTCTTCGACCAGTCGATCGGCGAAGTCTCTAAGGATCATGTCCATCCGCAGCTTGAATGTGCGCAGGTCCTTCTGTCCGTGGTTTTCATACCAAGCCACAGCCTCGTCCCCGATCACGCGGAAACGGATTCCTCTTTGCTTGAGGTTGACCGGAAGCTTGACACCTCGGAGAGCGTCGGTCTTGCGAACTTTGTAGAGCTTGATCGCATCTCCACGTCGGCCTACTTTCTCACGGTGCAGTGTTCCGTCGACCTTGTACCGAATCCACCAGATGTCAGAACCTGGCTCCTTCTCATAGACTCCGCGTTCTCGCTTCTCAATTCGTCTGGGCACCGGCCTGCACCTCCATAAATCGACAATAGCAAACGGTAAATCGCAAATTGCGAGTTTGGAACAAAGTGACACCAGAAGTGACACCAGCCGATTTTGAGCATGAAAAAGCCTCTCGGACTGAGAGGCTTTGGTCTTTGTAACCTGTTCATTTTGTGGAGCTTATCTTGGTGCCGGGAGGGGGGGTCGAACCCCCACGAGGTTGCCCTCGGCGGATTTTGAGTCCGCTGCGTCTGCCAGTTCCGCCATCCCGGCACTACCGATAATCTCGTTCCACGAGGTTATCCCGCACGTTTACCCTGGTAAATCTCATAACGAAAACATCACCAGAAAACTGCGAAGTCAGACCGAAACAATCACGATCCTACCTCATCTAGTATCGCATAGCCTTCGCCTGTCGGCACCTCTCAGGACCGTTGGATAGGCCACAGCCATGCTGCTCCGCGAACGCCACTTGAATCTCCATACATTGCGGGCAAAATCGGTGTCGAAGTTTCTCCACCAAACACATACTTCGGCAACAATCCAGGCAGCACCTGATAGATATGTTGCACTCGCGACACCCCACCGCCAATCACGATCACATCGGGGTCAAGGATATTGATCACATTCGCCAGGCCGCGCGCCAGACGATCTTCAAATCGCTCCACGATAGCAGCAGCAACTTCATCCCCAGCTTCGAAGTCCGAGACAATCTCCCGCGTCGTTCGAGTTCGGCCGGTCGCCTCTTTGTAGTCGAGGGCTATTCCAGTCCCTGAAACCCACATCTCCATACATCCGCGTTTTCCGCAGTAGCACGCAGGTCCTGGATTCTCCTCGGGTCTCTGCCATGGCAATGGGTTATGCCCCCATTCTCCGCCAACTCCATTCGGGCCGTCATGGACACGCCCATCAATCGCGACTCCACCACCGCATCCAGTCCCGAGAATCACCCCATACACAACATGCACGCCGGCCGCAGCACCGTCAGTGGCCTCCGACACTGCGAGACAGTTTGCATCATTTGCAACACGCGCCTCGCGACCAAGAGCAGCCGTTAAGTCTTTGTGAAGCGGGCGTCCATTCAACCAGGTCGAATTCGAATTTTTAACAAGGCCGGTAATTCGAGAGATGCTTCCCGGAATTCCAGCCCCCACCGTACCAGTGTTTCCAGTCTCTTCCTCCATGCGACGAACAAGCCCCACCATTGCGCTGATCGTCGCTTCGTAGTCGTTCCGAGGCGTTTCCACACGATGCCGTGCCAACTCTACGCCCTGACAATCGATAGCGAGTACCTCGATCTTCGTTCCGCCAAGGTCAATACCAATGCGCATCCCTGTATCTGTCATTCCATCTTCCCCATCTCTTCAAATACTCCCTTTCAGAGTGTAAGTCAGCGGCTCCGCCAACGCGGGTCGGAACAAGCTACAAAGCAACGTAGTGGTCTCTGAAAAGACACCCGGCGTTTACATGTAGCGGACAACCTGCTCACCAGCCGCAGCAGCTAAAACAAACACATACCTACTGCACCTTCCCACGCGGACGCAGCCGCCTTAGCTCCGCCGCACAGGCAATCGAATTGAGTGCCGCAAGCTTCAGGTTATCCGCGGCCAGCCAAAGCCAGAAGCGTCTTCCCTGCTCTCCATCCCCACCATCCTTGGTCACTCGCACCATGATGTCTTCCTGTCCCGCAGCACTCAGATTGCTCGGTGGATCTGAGTCCTTACTCACCACATCGATGTGCTCCCCAACCAACGCTGCCTCGACCGCATCCACATCCACAGACTCACCAAACTCCACTAACATCGAAGCAACATAGCCATGAAACACCGGTGCCTGCACGATCTGCAGCGCCAACGCAGGCAACACCCCACCCGCCAGCCCGTCATAGTGTCTTCGAATACGTTCTTCCGTCGCTCCCAGCTTTACCTTCGCAGCCTCGCCCAGCGCCGGCAGCAGATTGAACGATACCTGCGCGTCATACTGCTCACGCGGCAGCGTCTGAAACGACAGCAAAGTCACCGTCTGCTGATGCAGCTCATCCATCGCAGCGCGGCCGTACTCTGAAGCAGGCTCCATCACCGTAGCCGCTACGCTCGTCAAAGCCAGCTTCGCGCGCAGCCTTCCTCCAACCAACGCAAGCATCACCGCAACCGGATGCGCCGCCACCACCGCGGGAGTCTTCAGGTCAGGCCCCGGCCGCTGCTCCTTCTCGGCCAGAATCTCAGCCACCCAGGGCGCCCGCACCAGAACATCTTTCTCGCCATCCAGCGCATACGTCAGATCGATGATGCTGGCACCCGCTCGTCGAGCCTCATGCCAGTGCTTCTTCGTCACGGCCGCACTACCGGTAAAGAAAACAAAATCCATTCGCTCGAACGAAGAAGTCTCCAGCCGCTGGATAAACGCGACCTCATCCCCAGCGGCAGTCATCTGTCCTGCGACCTCTTCTTCATCAAGCAGCACAAAATCCGACGCTCCCAGCAGCGACTCCCCTAACTCTTCGCTCAGCTCTTTCCCAGCCAGCAAAGACGCTCCAACGATTCCGATTCGATCCAGTCTGTCTGTCATGTTCTTCCGCAATCTTTTCTTCCGCGATCTTTAAAATATGCGCCTCCGCAGGCGCAAACTCTATCCCAGGAGCAAACGGCTCTCGCTCAACTCACAACAGTAGAGCGCCGCCGTCCTCTGCTCCACGAATACGCCAACCGCGCCACGACACCCGACACCAGGTAAGCCATCGCAAGAATGATCAGCATGTACTCCGAATACAGCACAATCAGCGAACCAATCAATACAATGACCGCTACAAGCTGAAAAGGATGCCTCCCGCCGGTCGTCACTTCCTTCGCGCTCCAGAAACGCCAGTTGCTGACCATCAGGAAGCTCGTAAACACGAGCAGGCAGAGCCATACCACTGCAATCCAGGGGTTATCAATCGGCGATCCTCGTTGAAAGTGGATCACTGAGCTGATCACGCCTGCACCAGCCGGAATCGGCATCCCAACAAAGTACTTTTTCCCCGGTCTCCCAGGATTGCGCGGCTGCGGATTGACGCTGATATTGAACCGCGCCAACCGACTCGCCCCACAGATCAGAAAGATGAAGCAGGCGAACACACCGATGTGCACAATCTGCTCCCGCGCCTGCGGGTGCGCCATCGCCGGCAGCATTCGAAAACCCCAGATATAAGCCAGCAGGCTCGGTGCAACCCCGAACGTCACCACGTCCGCCAGCGAATCCAGCTCTTTGCCAAAGTCGCTCGTCGTATTGGTCAACCGCGCGATGATTCCGTCCAGCCCATCGAATAAGACCGCGATTCCCAGCGCCAGCGCAGCCCGGTCAAAGTATCCCTGGTCCGTCGCCGACCCCTGAATGCTCTGCGTAATCGCATAGAATCCAGCAGCCATATTTCCCGCTGTAAACAGCGATGGCAGCACATACATGCCGCGACTCGGCTGTCGTCTCACCTTGCCGTCGACGGCCATCTGTGCCCCATCCACCATCAGGCCACCACTGCCGCAGCAGCGCTCTTCGCCTGCGCAGTAAGCTCCGGAAGCACAGCCAGTACAGTCGAGCCGCCCTTCACACGCGCTCCTGTCTTCACCTTCAGATTTGCCGCAGCTGGTATCAACACATCCACTCGCGAACCAAACTTGATCAACCCGATCCGTTGGCCGCGCTCCACCCGATCGCCGACCTTTAAATTACACACAATCCGCCGCGCCAGCAGCCCAGCGATCTGCTTGAAGCTGACCTCGTACCCGCCAGCATCGATCGTGATCAGCGTCTGCTCGTTATTCAACACAGACTCCGCCTTCATCGCATTCATGAACTCGCCCTTGCGGAACTCGCACACGGTCACGACTCCACCCACGGGCGCACGGTTCACATGCACATCGAAGACGTTCAAAAAGATGCTAAGCCGCAGTCTGCTGCCACCGATGGTCTCGATCCACTCAGCTTCAGTGACCACCCCATCGCCAGGCGAAACGATCTGACCCGCCGCCTGCGGAATCGTCCGATTCGGATCACGAAAAAACCACAAAAAGAATGCTGCCAGAACAATCGGTAGAGCTACCAGCGCAGCCGGCATACTCAAATACCAGAGCGCTGCTGCGACAACACCAAGCCCTAAGGCATAGAAGAATCCATCTCGAACCATAAGTGACTCAATTATAGGGCCTCGCACACTTCAACTCTGAGGTCAGGTCGCCACCCCGGCCACTGACCCAGACACCAGTGCCTGCACTTGCGCCCTACGACACTCCTAATCGGCGAAGCCGCTCAATCTCGTCCTTCAGACTGAGTTTCAGCTTCTTCAACCGCACCTCTTCCAGTTGCTCTGAATCAGTCAGAAAAAGTTTGGAGCGCAGTGTATTCAACCTGCGGTCATACAGGCTGTGTTCTTGTACTAATTGTTGGATGGAAGGTAGAGACGCAGGGTGGGGTAGCTCGATAAACTTGCCAGTTTGCACGTGGAAATACCTCCAGCAACAGACAGCGTTTCACATAGTGCGACACGCTATCACAGCGCAAACAACACCGGCAATGTGGATTACTTGATTCCCGCTAACTTCAACTGCATCAGCACTGCATCCTCATTCGGATCTCGATAATACCCAGCGCGGCGCCCAACAACAATAAATCCCAGGCCCGTATACAGCGCAATCGCACCGCTACTACCCGCGCGAACCTCCAACTCCATCTCCACGGCTCCCTGCTCACGACACCAGCGAACCACCGCCTCACACAACGACCTTCCCACCCCATGCCTTCGCCCCGACGCATCCACTGCCACGCTCTCAATCTCGCCTACACGGTCAGCCGCCGACAGAATCACCTTCCCCACAGCAAAACCCAACAACCCCTCATCCGTCTCCGCAACAAAGAGACACCGCCTGACAATACCCTCCCCACCACCTCCGACAATCGCGCCATACTCAGCCTCTGCCCAGTGCGGAGCCTCCACAACACGCCGCTCGAGTGCAACCACCTCACCCAAATCCGCCGCGAGCGCAACACGAAGCCGCAACCCCGGAACACTCATCGAACTGCCTTCGGCATAGCAGGCTTCGCAAAGATCTCAGCATCCGTTCGTCGCAGATAATTCGCATCGAGCGTAGCCGCATCATCAAAATCCTTCGCGGCAATCCGCTCCACTGCAAGCGGCAAAGCATCCGCAGCCGACGGCTCCGCCACCACCCTCGGATGCAACTCCGTCAAACCCTCCGCCACCTTCGACTCGCACACCACGACAACCCCACTCGCAGCCGCCGCAATCACGTCCTCCCGCGCCATCAGCGCCTCGCGTAAACAACGCCGCCCAACATACTCCCCGTAATAGAACTCCCCACGCCCCGCATCCAGCACGACGTGCACCGGCTCACCCGCTCCATCAACACCAGCAGCAAGCAGCGCCAGCCGCGACACCGCAACCAACGGAATCCCACCCGCCTCACTCAAACCCTTAGCCGCACTCACCCCAACTCGCACCCCGGTAAACGACCCAGGCCCATGCACCACCACCACCGCTGCCAGCTCAGCCAGCCGAAATCCACTCGCATCCATCAACCGCCGCACCGCCGGCACCAACCTCTCCGACGAACTTCTACCCGGCAGCACCTCGGTCGCAACAATCGCCTGCACCAGCGCCGTATCACCCAGCGCAACACTCCCCTCCCCACCCGCAGTGTTGATCAACAAGAGCCGCATCACTCCCGACCTTCGCTCAGACCGGACGACGCAACACCATCACCAACTATCTCCAGCAGAACGCCCCCCGTACTCGCCGGATGCACAAAAAAATACCGATGCCCACCAGCCCCAACCTTCACCGCATCGCTCGCCAACCTCACACCTTGCCTCGTCAACCGCGCAAACATCGCATCGATACCCTCAACATGCACCGCAACATGGTGCAGCCCCTCTCCACGCTTCGACAAGAATCTCCCAATCGTCGAATCCTCCTGGGTCGCCTCCAGCAACTCAATCCGGCTCTCTCCAAGCGGCAACATCGCCGTCTTCACCTGCTCATGCTCCACCGTCTCTTCGTGGCTCACCACCAACCCCAGCGCCTCATAAAATCCACGCGCCGCCGCAATACTCTTCACCGCAACACCCAGATGATCCAACCGCAGCCCATCCACCCGAAGCTCACCGACCCCAACATTCCCGACCCGAGTCTTCCGCTCAACCTGCTGCGCCGCACACTCCCGTACCGCCTCCATCAGCTCTCCCACACCCTCACCCGAAGTCGCAACCGTCTTCACCACAGGAGGCACCCATCCCCCTCGCGAAGCCGCCAGCCCCTGCATCGCAACAATCTCATGCTCCACCAGCTCCGCGCCCTCGCGATCGCTCTTGTTCACCACAAAAACATCCGCCACCTCCATCACCCCTGCCTTCAAACTCTGCACCTCGTCCCCCATCCCCGGTACGAGCACCAGCACCGTCACGTCCGCCAGCCCGATCACATCGACCTCATCCTGCCCCACCCCCACTGTCTCAATCAAAATCGTCTGCCGTCCCGCCGCCTCCATCACCGCACAAACATCCTCGGCGGCACGAGCCACCCCACCCATCGCCCCCCGCGAAGCCATGCTGCGAATAAACACACCAGCATCCCCAGCAAACCCCTGCATTCGTATCCGGTCCCCTAGCAGCGCCCCGCCCGTATATGGACTCGACGGATCCACCGCCACCACCCCAACCATCTGCCCGTCAGCACGCAGCCACTTCGCCATCTGATCCACCAGCGTGCTCTTCCCTGCTCCCGGAGGCCCGGTCACTCCCACCCGCAACGCCCTCCCGCCAAACTCACGGCAAGCCGCAAGTAACTCACCCGCCAGCGCCCCACCATCCTCAACAACCGACACCGCCCGACCCAGCGCTCTCACATCTCCCGCGCGCAGCCGCGCCATCATCT is drawn from Edaphobacter lichenicola and contains these coding sequences:
- the pssA gene encoding CDP-diacylglycerol--serine O-phosphatidyltransferase; translation: MVDGAQMAVDGKVRRQPSRGMYVLPSLFTAGNMAAGFYAITQSIQGSATDQGYFDRAALALGIAVLFDGLDGIIARLTNTTSDFGKELDSLADVVTFGVAPSLLAYIWGFRMLPAMAHPQAREQIVHIGVFACFIFLICGASRLARFNISVNPQPRNPGRPGKKYFVGMPIPAGAGVISSVIHFQRGSPIDNPWIAVVWLCLLVFTSFLMVSNWRFWSAKEVTTGGRHPFQLVAVIVLIGSLIVLYSEYMLIILAMAYLVSGVVARLAYSWSRGRRRSTVVS
- a CDS encoding Asd/ArgC dimerization domain-containing protein; translation: MTDRLDRIGIVGASLLAGKELSEELGESLLGASDFVLLDEEEVAGQMTAAGDEVAFIQRLETSSFERMDFVFFTGSAAVTKKHWHEARRAGASIIDLTYALDGEKDVLVRAPWVAEILAEKEQRPGPDLKTPAVVAAHPVAVMLALVGGRLRAKLALTSVAATVMEPASEYGRAAMDELHQQTVTLLSFQTLPREQYDAQVSFNLLPALGEAAKVKLGATEERIRRHYDGLAGGVLPALALQIVQAPVFHGYVASMLVEFGESVDVDAVEAALVGEHIDVVSKDSDPPSNLSAAGQEDIMVRVTKDGGDGEQGRRFWLWLAADNLKLAALNSIACAAELRRLRPRGKVQ
- a CDS encoding DUF465 domain-containing protein — its product is MQTGKFIELPHPASLPSIQQLVQEHSLYDRRLNTLRSKLFLTDSEQLEEVRLKKLKLSLKDEIERLRRLGVS
- the mak gene encoding fructokinase, producing MTDTGMRIGIDLGGTKIEVLAIDCQGVELARHRVETPRNDYEATISAMVGLVRRMEEETGNTGTVGAGIPGSISRITGLVKNSNSTWLNGRPLHKDLTAALGREARVANDANCLAVSEATDGAAAGVHVVYGVILGTGCGGGVAIDGRVHDGPNGVGGEWGHNPLPWQRPEENPGPACYCGKRGCMEMWVSGTGIALDYKEATGRTRTTREIVSDFEAGDEVAAAIVERFEDRLARGLANVINILDPDVIVIGGGVSRVQHIYQVLPGLLPKYVFGGETSTPILPAMYGDSSGVRGAAWLWPIQRS
- a CDS encoding GNAT family N-acetyltransferase; its protein translation is MSVPGLRLRVALAADLGEVVALERRVVEAPHWAEAEYGAIVGGGGEGIVRRCLFVAETDEGLLGFAVGKVILSAADRVGEIESVAVDASGRRHGVGRSLCEAVVRWCREQGAVEMELEVRAGSSGAIALYTGLGFIVVGRRAGYYRDPNEDAVLMQLKLAGIK
- a CDS encoding phosphatidylserine decarboxylase, with product MVRDGFFYALGLGVVAAALWYLSMPAALVALPIVLAAFFLWFFRDPNRTIPQAAGQIVSPGDGVVTEAEWIETIGGSRLRLSIFLNVFDVHVNRAPVGGVVTVCEFRKGEFMNAMKAESVLNNEQTLITIDAGGYEVSFKQIAGLLARRIVCNLKVGDRVERGQRIGLIKFGSRVDVLIPAAANLKVKTGARVKGGSTVLAVLPELTAQAKSAAAAVVA
- the tsaB gene encoding tRNA (adenosine(37)-N6)-threonylcarbamoyltransferase complex dimerization subunit type 1 TsaB — encoded protein: MRLLLINTAGGEGSVALGDTALVQAIVATEVLPGRSSSERLVPAVRRLMDASGFRLAELAAVVVVHGPGSFTGVRVGVSAAKGLSEAGGIPLVAVSRLALLAAGVDGAGEPVHVVLDAGRGEFYYGEYVGRRCLREALMAREDVIAAAASGVVVVCESKVAEGLTELHPRVVAEPSAADALPLAVERIAAKDFDDAATLDANYLRRTDAEIFAKPAMPKAVR
- the meaB gene encoding methylmalonyl Co-A mutase-associated GTPase MeaB — its product is MGNGSATVGLMVMEWWVRGIIADVDKELQAESGEVAQMMARLRAGDVRALGRAVSVVEDGGALAGELLAACREFGGRALRVGVTGPPGAGKSTLVDQMAKWLRADGQMVGVVAVDPSSPYTGGALLGDRIRMQGFAGDAGVFIRSMASRGAMGGVARAAEDVCAVMEAAGRQTILIETVGVGQDEVDVIGLADVTVLVLVPGMGDEVQSLKAGVMEVADVFVVNKSDREGAELVEHEIVAMQGLAASRGGWVPPVVKTVATSGEGVGELMEAVRECAAQQVERKTRVGNVGVGELRVDGLRLDHLGVAVKSIAAARGFYEALGLVVSHEETVEHEQVKTAMLPLGESRIELLEATQEDSTIGRFLSKRGEGLHHVAVHVEGIDAMFARLTRQGVRLASDAVKVGAGGHRYFFVHPASTGGVLLEIVGDGVASSGLSEGRE